Proteins encoded in a region of the Neodiprion virginianus isolate iyNeoVirg1 chromosome 2, iyNeoVirg1.1, whole genome shotgun sequence genome:
- the LOC124297179 gene encoding uncharacterized protein LOC124297179, with protein sequence MGAAVSEKKDQRPCSGSLSASIGNTSVESCTEMRTDWMHRRNLTNSRALEKNSTPGYKNHRELVRSRVATFSPNVSKRFAMGNRSISRHSRVGAKTFKVHCTRSIAWMKERQFNSTPGDRRCVGLPVASQPSLAAHRSWEVDITPRSEVMTDPWIDEWFAGRDLAARLHLLVSKQNHFFPHSTPYPEDNRIFLSLDHLRPFFFVHCLRKPTDVSALC encoded by the exons ATGGGTGCGGCGGTCTCTGAAAAGAAGGACCAACGTCCGTGCTCTGGCTCTCTTTCAGCATCCATCGGGAACACGTCGGTCGAATCCTGCACGGAGATGCGGACGGACTGGATGCACCGGCGCAACCTTACGAACTCACGTGCGCTCGAAAAGAATTCTACACCTGGTTACAAAAATCATCGAGAGTTGGTTCGAAGCCGCGTTGCGACG TTTTCCCCGAACGTTTCGAAGAGATTCGCCATGGGCAACCGATCCATTAGCCGTCACTCGCGGGTCGGGGCAAAAACTTTCAAGGTCCACTGTACCCGGTCTATCGCCTGGATGAAAGAGAGACAATTTAATTCAACGCCAGGCGATCGCAGGTGCGTTGGCCTGCCTGTAGCCAGCCAGCCATCTCTCGCCGCGCACAGATCTTGGGAGGTAGATATTACTCCTCGGAGCGAGGTGATGACAGATCCCTGGATCGATGAGTGGTTCGCCGGACGTGATCTGGCTGCGCGATTACACCTCCTCGTCTCTAAACAGAATCACTTCTTCCCACATTCAACTCCGTACCCCGAAGATAACCGTATATTTCTGTCCCTCGACCACCTCCGCCCTTTCTTCTTCGTCCACTGCCTACGTAAACCGACCGACGTGTCTGCGTTATGTTAA